One Aegilops tauschii subsp. strangulata cultivar AL8/78 chromosome 7, Aet v6.0, whole genome shotgun sequence genomic window carries:
- the LOC109772111 gene encoding disease resistance protein Pik-2-like: MEPVAAGLRRRRGSCPSSAALLMGRSQADGDCPELVFAAASSIMAAVVTGGRCGVATMGDPSQACGRDLGCPCGPNLGPCGLRLVRVVGRDSGSDGVPCVRSGMARCCGSARGPVVAPTLVGSEFQKLRGVGSEVAQLRDELATMNAILRMQSEADDSAVDHFVREWMKQVRELAYDAEDCVDLYVFRIRCLLSDAFLARLRRVLTTLSLRRRLSSDIEALRARAAIISERHARYGVSREALRRSPHLAPVSTGSAASACALRAANHPDQFVGMTDQASTLAERVKGAVDSNDIVGDGADRKLSVFSIVGFAGLGKTTLAMEVCRRLDTQFQRQAQVSVSQAFDGRNNVGGLLKRVLQQIVKPKAGNDKGIKEEDSAGDIDHMDSDTLAKTLKELLKDKRYIYFFLYSKYVLPELTLIANAYLELPKVLPPFDL; this comes from the exons ATGGAGCCAGTGgcagcggggctccggcggcggcggggctcgtgCCCCTCGTCGGCTGCTCTTTTGATGGGGAGATCTCAGGCGGATGGTGACTGTCCGGAGCTCGTCTTCGCAGCGGCGTCCTCGATCATGGCAGCGGTGGTCACTGGCGGGCGGTGCGGCGTCGCCACGATGGGAGATCCGTCACAGGCGTGCGGACGCGATCTTGGCTGCCCGTGCGGGCCCAATCTGGGTCCTTGCGGGCTGCGGCTGGTGCGGGTGGTGGGGCGAGATTCGGGCTCGGACGGCGTTCCGTGCGTCAGATCTGGTATGGCGCGGTGCTGCGGCTCAGCACGCGGGCCGGTGGTGGCACCGACT CTGGTGGGGTCGGAGTTCCAGAAGCTCCGCGGCGTGGGCAGCGAGGTCGCCCAGCTGAGGGACGAGCTGGCCACCATGAACGCCATCCTCCGCATGCAGTCCGAGGCGGACGACAGCGCCGTGGACCATTTCGTCCGGGAGTGGATGAAGCAGGTCCGCGAGCTCGCCTACGACGCCGAGGACTGCGTCGACCTCTACGTCTTCCGCATCCGCTGCCTCCTCAGCGACGCCTTCCTTGCCCGCCTAAGGCGCGTGCTCACCACGctctccctccgccgccgcctcagCAGCGACATCGAGGCCCTCCGCGCCCGCGCCGCCATCATCAGCGAGCGCCACGCGCGGTACGGCGTCAGCCGCGAGGCGCTGCGCCGCTCGCCGCACCTGGCCCCCGTCTCCACGGGGTCGGCTGCCTCCGCTTGTGCACTGCGCGCCGCCAACCACCCCGACCAGTTCGTCGGCATGACGGACCAGGCTAGCACCCTGGCCGAGAGGGTGAAGGGCGCCGTGGACAGCAACGACATCGTCGGCGACGGCGCTGACCGGAAGCTCAGCGTGTTCTCCATCGTCGGGTTCGCGGGGCTCGGGAAGACCACGCTGGCCATGGAGGTGTGCCGGCGGCTGGACACACAGTTCCAACGCCAGGCGCAGGTCTCCGTGTCGCAGGCGTTCGACGGCCGAAACAACGTCGGGGGCCTTCTCAAGCGCGTGCTGCAGCAGATCGTCAAGCCCAAGGCGGGAAATGACAAAGGCATCAAGGAAGAAGACTCTGCGGGTGACATCGACCACATGGATTCGGACACGCTCGCCAAAACGCTCAAGGAGCTTCTCAAGGACAAGAGGTACATCTACTTTTTTCTCTACTCAAAATATGTACTACCAGAATTAACTTTGATCGCCAATGCATATTTAGAGCTGCCAAAAGTACTTCCTCCATTTGACCTATAG